One genomic window of Leptospira paudalimensis includes the following:
- a CDS encoding cation diffusion facilitator family transporter — MGHGHNHSNHNHSHTDISSSSKNLAWAFFLNLFFSLFELVGGVYSNSIAIISDAFHDFGDALSLAFVWYLQKVSTRPNDLHFDYGYRRFSILGALFISVLLTVGSIFMIIESIKRFISPAESKAEAMFVLAIVGVVVNGIAMVRLNRGSSFSEKAVFLHFLEDILGWVAVLIGSIFMYFWNLPWFDPLMSLGIAVWILFNAYRNTKQVMRVFLQGVPISLNRSELIAHWENIKGVKSVHDIKIWSLDGNHHVASLHVLMDKKINLSEFQLLKEEIRKVASEFEIIHTTIELETDAEQCKLQPN, encoded by the coding sequence ATGGGACATGGACACAATCATTCCAATCACAACCATTCACATACTGACATCTCTTCCTCTTCTAAAAACTTAGCTTGGGCTTTTTTCTTAAATTTATTCTTTTCCTTATTTGAATTGGTTGGAGGAGTTTATTCCAATAGCATCGCTATTATATCAGATGCGTTTCATGATTTTGGCGATGCTCTTTCACTTGCATTTGTTTGGTACTTACAAAAGGTTTCAACAAGACCAAATGATCTTCATTTTGATTATGGATACAGGCGTTTTTCGATATTAGGTGCTTTATTTATATCTGTATTGTTAACTGTTGGATCCATCTTTATGATCATTGAATCCATCAAACGATTTATTTCCCCTGCGGAATCAAAAGCTGAAGCCATGTTTGTCCTCGCAATTGTTGGTGTTGTTGTGAATGGAATTGCGATGGTACGTTTAAATCGTGGATCTAGTTTTTCCGAAAAAGCCGTTTTTTTGCACTTCCTCGAAGATATTTTGGGTTGGGTTGCTGTACTCATTGGTAGTATTTTTATGTATTTTTGGAATTTACCTTGGTTTGACCCTTTGATGTCTCTTGGAATTGCAGTTTGGATTTTATTCAATGCTTATCGGAATACAAAACAAGTCATGCGTGTATTTCTGCAAGGAGTGCCTATCTCACTCAATCGATCCGAACTCATTGCACATTGGGAAAATATCAAGGGAGTCAAATCAGTTCACGATATTAAAATTTGGAGTTTAGATGGAAACCATCATGTTGCATCCCTTCATGTTTTGATGGACAAAAAAATAAACTTAAGTGAGTTTCAACTCTTAAAAGAAGAAATCAGAAAAGTTGCTTCTGAGTTTGAAATCATCCATACGACAATCGAACTTGAAACTGACGCAGAACAATGCAAACTCCAACCTAATTAA
- a CDS encoding glutathione S-transferase family protein, translated as MKVYGDHQSGNCYKIQLLTSFLNIPYEWVDLNIKKGETQTEAFLQLNPNGKIPIFVLDDARVISESNAILHFLAEGSHLLPKDPFLKAKVLEWQFFEQYSHEPYIAVARYIQHYLGIPEERRLEYESKQVGGHKALKVMELQLQKTPFLVGDIFTIADISLFAYTHVAHQGGFDLTSYPNIRMWIKRIQSMDSFQPMKLN; from the coding sequence ATGAAAGTTTACGGTGATCACCAATCAGGTAATTGTTACAAAATTCAGTTACTAACTTCTTTCCTCAACATTCCATATGAATGGGTTGATTTAAATATTAAAAAGGGAGAAACACAAACAGAAGCCTTTTTGCAATTAAACCCGAACGGAAAAATTCCCATATTCGTGTTAGATGATGCGAGGGTCATTTCAGAATCGAATGCGATATTACATTTTCTAGCAGAAGGGAGTCATTTATTACCAAAAGATCCTTTTTTAAAGGCAAAGGTATTAGAATGGCAGTTCTTTGAACAATACAGTCACGAACCTTATATCGCTGTAGCTCGGTATATACAACATTATTTAGGAATACCTGAAGAGAGACGTTTGGAATATGAATCCAAACAAGTTGGAGGACACAAAGCATTAAAAGTAATGGAACTCCAACTACAAAAAACTCCGTTTTTAGTTGGAGACATTTTTACAATTGCTGATATTAGTTTATTTGCTTATACCCATGTTGCTCATCAAGGAGGTTTCGACTTAACAAGTTATCCAAATATTCGCATGTGGATTAAAAGGATACAATCGATGGATTCATTCCAACCTATGAAGCTAAACTGA
- a CDS encoding DAPG hydrolase family protein — protein MKSVKLGLPPHRGITWNPKTMESAESGREILADGRVKYWIKHDILKGVFPRMLVWWFQHLEGTMEYQGKVLDRYHVWHPEDHVHVSYEKTNESGKIGPGAVLRIVEYLGRQKRYLVNVISPIEKLDETGFIHNPKLYGILPIARMEYQFQETKDGTLYENCLIVGWKGISFRILRPVFEFLFFDRKHGQYWIKHNIEEVGQFQNFLPELFRSQNESLR, from the coding sequence ATGAAATCTGTAAAATTGGGGTTACCTCCTCATCGTGGAATAACATGGAATCCAAAGACGATGGAATCAGCCGAATCGGGACGGGAAATATTAGCAGATGGAAGGGTCAAATATTGGATCAAACATGATATCCTGAAAGGTGTTTTTCCAAGAATGTTAGTTTGGTGGTTCCAACATTTGGAAGGTACAATGGAATACCAAGGTAAGGTATTAGATCGATATCATGTTTGGCATCCTGAAGATCATGTTCATGTCAGTTATGAAAAAACAAATGAATCGGGTAAAATTGGGCCAGGTGCGGTGTTACGGATTGTGGAATACTTAGGAAGGCAAAAACGATATTTAGTGAATGTCATCAGTCCTATTGAAAAATTAGATGAAACTGGATTTATCCACAATCCTAAATTGTATGGAATTCTTCCCATCGCCCGAATGGAATATCAATTCCAAGAAACGAAGGATGGAACACTCTATGAAAACTGTTTGATTGTTGGATGGAAGGGAATATCCTTTCGAATTCTGAGACCTGTATTTGAATTTTTATTCTTTGATCGAAAACATGGTCAATATTGGATCAAACATAATATTGAAGAAGTGGGACAGTTCCAAAATTTTTTACCCGAATTATTTAGGAGTCAGAATGAAAGTTTACGGTGA
- a CDS encoding TetR/AcrR family transcriptional regulator, with product MKLTLKMLQSEFAAYQNPQSEKEKEIVDAAEEIFAELGFSGATTAELAKKAGTTERTLFKYFPTKFDLYKRVLAGLLLSTILPNHMSDLKDRIQSQNPNFKEWYISILKARFESVAKEPQKLKLLLGAILFSKDFSEIFGQLWKTNLYDTSIEAYQNFQLKGEIKKDLDLNQIVRVSFSLGASFIITKFILAPKFPIDVDREIESIFSIFYEGISNRKEQK from the coding sequence ATGAAACTGACCTTAAAAATGCTACAAAGTGAATTTGCAGCGTATCAAAATCCACAATCTGAAAAAGAAAAAGAGATAGTAGATGCAGCAGAGGAAATTTTTGCCGAATTGGGATTTAGCGGTGCAACTACGGCAGAACTTGCTAAAAAAGCAGGTACTACAGAACGAACATTGTTCAAATACTTTCCGACTAAATTTGATTTATACAAACGTGTATTAGCTGGTCTTTTATTGTCGACTATTTTGCCAAATCATATGTCAGACTTAAAAGATAGAATCCAATCACAAAATCCGAATTTTAAGGAATGGTACATTTCAATCTTAAAAGCGAGGTTTGAATCAGTTGCAAAAGAACCTCAAAAATTAAAACTTTTACTCGGAGCCATACTCTTTTCCAAAGACTTTTCTGAAATATTTGGGCAATTATGGAAAACAAATTTATATGATACTTCGATTGAAGCTTATCAAAATTTTCAATTAAAAGGTGAGATCAAAAAGGATTTAGATCTCAATCAAATTGTCAGAGTATCTTTTAGTTTGGGAGCTAGTTTCATCATCACAAAGTTTATATTAGCACCTAAGTTTCCGATTGATGTGGATCGTGAAATCGAATCTATATTTTCAATTTTTTACGAAGGTATATCCAACAGAAAGGAACAGAAATGA
- a CDS encoding MltA domain-containing protein: protein MKRFLICLFSLYLVPFLWTLPARPTKPNHKILDKKSESIALQVAIQESIQYLQKLPMDTKFLIQGETITLNDILFPLREIQKQIQGNKHLDLLKEIRKQFKEVELKPNSEPPLITGYYEVRIQGRSKPSGNYLYPALVPPKQNSKATHSKFYPREYWKEESHWKTVSRPIVYLTLTDLHLAQLEGSALVQTETKEIFRINYASDNGFDYLSPAVHLTGVCPSLKPYELKFCMETNPKEVSEAIWKNPRYIFFEKENLPNKQLSDLMIGPLGSGGIRLVPERSVAMDKQIPLGFPVLISFKSIQQTYNDHLVFVHDRGNAIQGEGRVDFYLGNETGIDKIANHLLTKGKVILFVPKKEK from the coding sequence ATGAAACGATTCCTCATTTGCCTATTCTCTCTTTATTTGGTTCCGTTTTTATGGACTCTTCCTGCGAGACCCACAAAGCCAAATCATAAAATTCTAGATAAGAAGTCAGAGTCAATTGCCCTACAAGTAGCAATCCAAGAATCGATCCAATACCTGCAAAAACTCCCTATGGATACAAAATTTTTAATCCAAGGGGAAACCATTACTCTCAATGATATTTTATTCCCACTGAGAGAGATCCAAAAACAAATACAGGGAAACAAACACTTAGATTTACTGAAAGAGATTCGAAAACAATTCAAAGAAGTTGAATTGAAACCCAATTCCGAACCACCACTCATCACTGGTTATTATGAAGTGCGAATCCAAGGGAGATCAAAACCAAGTGGGAACTATTTGTACCCGGCTCTTGTCCCACCAAAACAGAATTCCAAAGCGACCCATTCCAAATTTTATCCTAGAGAGTATTGGAAAGAAGAATCCCATTGGAAAACCGTTTCCCGACCGATTGTGTATCTAACGTTAACCGACCTTCATTTAGCACAATTGGAAGGATCTGCTCTTGTCCAAACAGAAACAAAAGAAATATTTAGGATCAATTATGCCTCAGACAATGGATTTGATTATTTGAGTCCTGCTGTTCATTTAACAGGAGTTTGTCCAAGTTTAAAACCATATGAATTAAAATTTTGTATGGAGACAAATCCTAAAGAAGTTTCCGAAGCCATTTGGAAAAATCCAAGGTATATCTTCTTTGAAAAAGAGAACCTACCGAATAAACAACTTTCAGATCTAATGATCGGACCTTTGGGAAGTGGAGGGATCCGACTTGTTCCAGAACGTTCTGTTGCGATGGATAAACAAATCCCTCTTGGATTTCCAGTGCTTATCAGTTTTAAGTCAATTCAACAGACATATAACGATCATTTGGTGTTTGTTCATGATCGAGGAAATGCCATCCAAGGAGAAGGAAGAGTTGATTTTTATTTGGGTAATGAAACCGGAATTGACAAAATTGCCAATCATTTACTCACAAAGGGAAAAGTCATTTTGTTTGTGCCAAAGAAAGAAAAGTAA
- the rpmH gene encoding 50S ribosomal protein L34: protein MKRTFQPSKIKRVRTHGFRARMATPGGRNVIANRRRKGRAKLTVSDEKIGRKF from the coding sequence ATGAAACGTACATTCCAACCGAGTAAAATTAAACGCGTGAGAACTCACGGATTCCGAGCCAGAATGGCTACCCCAGGCGGAAGAAATGTGATAGCGAACAGAAGAAGAAAAGGACGCGCTAAGTTGACTGTTTCCGACGAAAAAATCGGGAGAAAGTTCTAA
- the yidD gene encoding membrane protein insertion efficiency factor YidD, which produces MNRLFLFLIFLYKKLLSPLLPPSCRFTPSCSEYAKQAFETYPWYKAFVLSIIRISKCHPYHEGGHDPLPKSYNKS; this is translated from the coding sequence ATGAATCGGCTGTTTTTGTTTCTCATTTTCCTCTACAAAAAACTGCTCTCTCCACTATTACCACCATCATGCCGATTCACTCCTAGCTGTTCTGAATACGCCAAACAAGCGTTTGAAACCTATCCATGGTACAAAGCGTTTGTTCTTAGCATCATTCGAATTTCTAAATGTCACCCTTATCATGAAGGTGGACATGATCCTTTACCGAAATCTTATAACAAGAGTTAA
- the yidC gene encoding membrane protein insertase YidC: MQNDTNNRQGRLFLALFLSLAVWMGINYIFFPPQTPKPKTVTETAKTEGADKEKTATTDPKAEIKKATTESPKLKPVKPEEEKTFSLKTDSFLVRFSSLGGRITEYYIKDHKEPDGSDFTIAKDPKFQIEFDGQTEKAVELTRGQGFDFNIIEDKDTIPYSAYNLVNFSSNYNAETRTVTFEAPSLDGKFTIQKKFQFFPSENYFKFHLTLKNRTSETIHISPTKSDVYFRSFSSLGPILKKKEDFNDRDNAHYFRYYYLDGSFKDHIDGTTTQGFFDNLFGSNEGKDTRYEIKKGSNDKVDFVGTGSRYFIGVIDPLDDKPAGVLLDNRKGNETGVLLVYDNWKLGPGEEVNLDYAAYVGVRELDGTAFRDSKLDPKINKDSVFAGLSESLDKSFNQGITTPLRNGIVWILKKIYLVIPNYGWAIVIFAILFKLAFYPLNKKQAESMKKMQELSPQIKLINEKYADDPKLKQEKTIELYKKNGTNPMAGCLPMLIQIPIFIALYTAFSDTVDLWNSPFLWIKDLSEPDTVFTTPKLAFIGALAINILPLIMVATQVVQSKMTTVSTDPNQKMMMYMMPVIMLYFFWSMPAGVTMYWTMQNILSIAQQVYTNKFVKSDDKKPNPSGPTPANNASAVARPGFRNQNKKKK, translated from the coding sequence ATGCAAAACGATACCAACAACAGACAAGGTCGCTTATTCCTCGCTTTATTTTTAAGTTTAGCAGTATGGATGGGAATCAATTATATCTTTTTTCCACCACAAACTCCGAAACCAAAAACAGTAACTGAAACTGCAAAAACAGAAGGTGCTGATAAAGAAAAAACAGCAACAACTGATCCAAAAGCAGAAATCAAAAAAGCCACAACGGAATCACCAAAACTAAAACCAGTCAAACCAGAAGAGGAAAAAACATTTTCTCTCAAAACTGATTCCTTCTTGGTTCGTTTCTCAAGTTTAGGTGGAAGGATCACAGAATACTATATCAAAGATCATAAAGAACCAGATGGTTCTGACTTTACGATCGCAAAAGATCCGAAATTCCAAATTGAATTTGATGGCCAAACTGAAAAAGCTGTAGAACTCACAAGAGGCCAAGGTTTTGACTTCAACATCATTGAAGACAAAGATACCATTCCTTATTCCGCATATAACCTTGTAAACTTTAGCTCAAATTATAATGCAGAAACAAGAACGGTTACATTCGAAGCACCATCGCTCGATGGTAAATTCACAATTCAGAAAAAATTCCAATTTTTCCCTTCTGAAAATTACTTTAAGTTCCATTTAACTTTAAAAAACAGAACTTCTGAGACCATTCACATTTCTCCAACTAAGTCCGATGTTTACTTTCGTTCCTTTAGTTCCCTTGGTCCCATCTTAAAGAAAAAAGAAGACTTCAATGACCGAGACAATGCACATTACTTCCGTTACTACTATTTAGATGGAAGTTTCAAAGACCATATCGATGGCACAACAACCCAAGGATTTTTTGACAATCTATTTGGTTCCAATGAAGGAAAAGACACTCGTTACGAAATCAAAAAAGGTTCTAACGACAAAGTGGACTTTGTGGGAACAGGAAGCCGTTATTTCATCGGGGTGATTGACCCTCTGGATGACAAACCAGCTGGTGTCCTTTTAGATAACCGAAAAGGAAATGAAACAGGTGTCCTTCTTGTGTATGACAACTGGAAACTAGGACCTGGCGAAGAAGTAAACTTAGATTATGCTGCTTATGTTGGTGTTCGTGAGCTCGATGGCACTGCCTTCCGAGACAGTAAACTCGATCCAAAAATCAACAAAGACTCTGTATTTGCAGGTCTTAGTGAATCACTTGATAAATCCTTTAACCAAGGGATTACAACACCACTTCGAAACGGAATTGTTTGGATCCTAAAAAAGATCTATTTAGTGATTCCGAATTACGGTTGGGCAATTGTTATCTTCGCAATTCTCTTTAAGTTAGCTTTTTATCCTCTGAACAAAAAACAAGCAGAGTCGATGAAAAAGATGCAAGAGTTATCTCCTCAAATCAAACTCATCAACGAAAAGTACGCGGATGATCCAAAACTCAAACAAGAAAAAACGATCGAACTTTATAAGAAAAACGGAACCAATCCAATGGCCGGTTGCCTTCCGATGCTCATCCAAATTCCGATCTTTATCGCTCTTTATACGGCATTCTCAGATACAGTAGACCTTTGGAATTCTCCTTTCCTTTGGATCAAAGATTTAAGTGAACCAGACACTGTATTTACGACTCCAAAATTAGCATTTATTGGGGCTCTTGCTATCAACATCCTTCCACTCATCATGGTAGCAACACAAGTTGTTCAGTCAAAAATGACAACTGTATCAACTGACCCTAATCAAAAGATGATGATGTATATGATGCCTGTCATCATGTTATACTTCTTCTGGTCAATGCCTGCAGGGGTTACCATGTATTGGACCATGCAAAACATTCTCTCCATCGCTCAGCAAGTATATACAAACAAGTTTGTTAAGTCGGACGACAAAAAACCAAATCCAAGCGGGCCAACACCTGCTAACAACGCTTCTGCGGTTGCAAGACCAGGTTTTAGAAACCAAAACAAAAAGAAGAAATGA
- the jag gene encoding RNA-binding cell elongation regulator Jag/EloR, which yields MNNYIFEAEGKTKGEAEDFTLETLRLQAGDLRFEVVDSGKSGFLGITQKKPAVVRAFVANNDIPSEKIIHGVIITILKKMGIPAEVVGMGDVDGKIYVELTSKESGLIIGKRGGTLDSLQFLLNLMVDPKIRHNRKIVLDIESYRDKRELSLIRLAKSVAASVIKSGRSKLLDPMNPFERRIVHMAIQEDERVFTRSEGNGTFKRVRVISAKEKHKYKDLEDPSKKGLPVEDFADGVDQEDLD from the coding sequence ATGAATAATTACATTTTCGAAGCCGAAGGAAAAACGAAAGGGGAAGCAGAAGATTTTACTCTCGAAACCCTTCGTCTCCAAGCAGGCGATTTACGATTCGAAGTAGTTGATTCCGGAAAGTCCGGCTTTTTAGGAATCACACAAAAAAAACCAGCCGTTGTACGTGCGTTTGTTGCTAACAACGATATCCCTTCTGAAAAAATCATACACGGTGTGATCATCACCATTTTGAAAAAAATGGGAATCCCAGCAGAAGTCGTAGGAATGGGTGATGTAGACGGAAAAATTTATGTCGAACTCACAAGCAAAGAATCTGGACTCATCATCGGAAAACGTGGAGGCACATTAGATTCACTCCAATTCCTTCTCAACTTGATGGTTGATCCAAAAATCAGACACAACCGTAAAATTGTATTAGATATCGAATCTTATCGCGACAAACGCGAGTTATCTCTCATTCGATTGGCTAAATCTGTTGCTGCTTCTGTAATTAAATCAGGAAGATCGAAACTACTCGATCCAATGAATCCTTTTGAAAGAAGAATTGTTCATATGGCAATCCAAGAAGACGAAAGAGTCTTCACAAGATCAGAAGGTAACGGAACATTCAAACGAGTTCGAGTAATCTCTGCAAAAGAAAAACACAAATACAAAGATTTGGAAGATCCTTCTAAAAAAGGTCTACCAGTGGAAGACTTTGCTGATGGAGTAGACCAAGAAGATCTTGATTGA
- the mnmE gene encoding tRNA uridine-5-carboxymethylaminomethyl(34) synthesis GTPase MnmE, with the protein MIDTIAALSTAQGPGAIGILRVSGSLVLPISLSVLEKNGTALTETFLQNQKRTAIFCDFVENGNPLDQIVFFYFPAPNSYTGEDLAEFHLHGNPILLKRALHVLFDKGARPASKGEFTKRAYLNGKINLSGAEAISRLIEARSKYELELAQKNVFGEITKLSSKIRSDLISLKAECEAEIDFSTEDLTFESLEQRKNRMVDLKNLCSKLIKNSERAESLILQSTVVLFGEPNTGKSSLMNLLIGKDRSIISDVPGTTRDYIAEELSLDGIPIRLVDTAGIRETTDNIEKMGIERSKREADSANVKLLLIDTSVPFEINSFLNKHKDRLFESILVANKVDAKHPTWNLKNLENIQKEYNLTISEISCKTKQGISELLNLLKLKLTSQENTEDLVLLEDRQRYHIQKIESCLSESIQLIENNAPAEIYIQEINVALLEIGQVNGVVENEEILGRIFSKFCVGK; encoded by the coding sequence TTGATTGATACCATTGCGGCATTGTCCACAGCCCAAGGTCCCGGAGCGATTGGTATCCTTCGGGTCTCGGGTTCTTTGGTTTTGCCCATCTCACTTTCTGTTTTAGAAAAAAACGGAACAGCCCTCACCGAAACATTTTTACAAAACCAAAAACGCACCGCCATTTTTTGTGACTTTGTCGAAAATGGAAACCCATTAGACCAAATTGTATTTTTTTATTTTCCAGCACCTAACTCCTACACTGGTGAAGATCTAGCAGAATTCCATCTCCATGGAAATCCAATTCTATTAAAACGTGCCCTACATGTCCTTTTTGATAAAGGAGCAAGACCTGCCTCGAAAGGTGAATTTACAAAACGCGCTTATTTAAATGGAAAAATCAATTTGTCTGGTGCCGAAGCCATTAGTCGACTGATTGAAGCAAGATCCAAATACGAATTGGAACTCGCACAAAAAAACGTATTTGGAGAAATCACAAAGTTAAGTTCGAAAATCAGAAGTGATTTGATTTCACTCAAAGCAGAATGTGAAGCAGAAATTGATTTTTCAACTGAAGACTTAACCTTTGAAAGTTTAGAACAAAGGAAAAACCGAATGGTGGATCTTAAAAATTTATGTTCTAAATTAATTAAAAATTCTGAACGAGCAGAATCTCTCATCTTACAATCGACAGTCGTATTATTTGGAGAACCGAATACTGGTAAGTCGAGTCTGATGAATTTACTCATCGGAAAAGATAGATCCATTATATCTGATGTACCCGGAACCACAAGAGATTATATCGCTGAAGAATTGAGTTTGGATGGAATCCCAATACGTTTAGTCGATACTGCCGGAATCAGAGAGACTACGGATAACATCGAAAAAATGGGTATCGAAAGGAGTAAACGTGAAGCAGACAGTGCCAATGTGAAATTACTTTTGATCGATACTTCTGTCCCATTTGAAATCAATTCATTTCTAAACAAACATAAAGATCGTTTATTTGAATCAATTCTTGTTGCCAATAAGGTTGATGCAAAACATCCAACCTGGAATTTAAAAAATCTAGAAAACATCCAAAAAGAATACAACCTAACCATCTCTGAAATCTCCTGCAAAACAAAACAAGGAATTTCCGAATTGCTGAATTTATTAAAATTAAAACTTACCTCACAAGAGAATACGGAAGATTTAGTTTTGTTAGAAGACCGGCAAAGGTATCACATTCAAAAAATTGAATCTTGTTTATCCGAATCCATCCAACTCATAGAAAACAATGCTCCTGCTGAAATCTATATCCAAGAAATCAATGTGGCTTTGTTAGAAATTGGTCAAGTGAATGGTGTTGTTGAAAATGAGGAAATTCTAGGGCGAATTTTTAGCAAATTTTGTGTCGGAAAATAA
- a CDS encoding ankyrin repeat domain-containing protein, with amino-acid sequence MSVIDVAKSGTIEDWDLLLKEGADPNELDSYGTNALTWMLKVDNVELFQHAITKGADPNSPYRTPGNVIFDVVSQNRTQFLEALISTSPLWKNSPNLLTRDKEGNTIFHIAVLESMETLWESIHPWITEEVMSLRNEAGRSIFLEAVVENRFEIVLYLLKTFPEVKEDIDQEGKNALHLASERNLDEVCAILLEDDSLNLETKDQFGNTALFLSASCDGVESLKELLYAGANPFVWGENEESITRLLDREKFGHCLKTWKDFVIQKAILGDTYPLRKEMIQYIQIEKPFKPEELAKAKLVDLI; translated from the coding sequence ATGAGTGTCATTGATGTTGCAAAGTCAGGTACAATAGAAGATTGGGATTTACTTCTAAAAGAAGGAGCTGATCCGAATGAACTAGATTCTTACGGAACCAATGCTTTAACTTGGATGTTGAAAGTAGACAACGTTGAATTGTTCCAACATGCAATCACAAAGGGAGCAGACCCCAATTCACCATACCGAACACCTGGTAATGTGATCTTCGATGTTGTCAGCCAAAACCGCACCCAATTTTTAGAGGCACTAATCTCAACTTCACCATTATGGAAAAACTCACCTAACCTTCTCACACGAGACAAAGAAGGGAATACTATCTTTCATATCGCTGTGTTGGAATCCATGGAAACTCTTTGGGAGTCCATCCATCCGTGGATCACTGAGGAAGTGATGTCCTTGCGGAATGAAGCCGGACGTTCTATTTTTTTAGAAGCAGTGGTAGAAAATCGATTTGAGATCGTATTGTATCTGTTAAAAACCTTTCCTGAAGTGAAAGAAGATATTGATCAAGAAGGGAAAAATGCGCTGCATTTAGCCTCTGAACGGAATCTGGATGAAGTTTGTGCCATCCTTTTGGAGGATGATAGTCTCAATTTAGAAACAAAGGACCAATTTGGAAACACAGCTTTGTTTTTATCTGCTTCTTGTGATGGAGTAGAATCATTGAAGGAACTTCTGTATGCGGGTGCAAATCCGTTTGTATGGGGTGAAAATGAGGAATCAATTACAAGGTTACTTGACAGAGAAAAATTTGGGCATTGTCTCAAAACATGGAAAGACTTTGTGATCCAAAAAGCCATCTTAGGAGATACTTATCCCTTGAGAAAAGAAATGATCCAATACATCCAAATAGAAAAACCTTTCAAACCAGAAGAACTCGCCAAAGCAAAGTTAGTGGATTTGATTTAA